In Nasonia vitripennis strain AsymCx chromosome 2, Nvit_psr_1.1, whole genome shotgun sequence, a genomic segment contains:
- the LOC100120826 gene encoding lysosomal-trafficking regulator isoform X2: protein MSSSSNNKLRILWEHFIHAEPQSYEKSCWLDVFLAELLAQLKEGHDVKDALSFWSVGEGSVATLVGCELLSDVHRLCEASQTATSAGSSSIGAAGSNVGLELRGLHNYLVRERGWRCLAVLQHLGLRELSCARELVALLLAFYPLLSSQQVDQEPAGASVPPTPNPYISLYTNDESFESLPITLQRRRKKRRRRRNNGRKLKDEDRDRQKLGKGSCSVKEGGEDQSLNRRRRKRRSCTQSYLHQRANNSQLQHDLSKAQLSWSENQSSESEQLSEMDHSRSMALKIRLNPMDFEYFTSIVRSEDELARKWQLSPEEGDARLNVRVNDHERSSGLSRSSSGSRKTSPQDMLDERSKAVLECGITQYESSLLIIQLLLALQEQEMRPESSPAMHVLKFALDTLWSLQFANDSVPFSGLECATLKAAAARLMLSSLERALEADEPTTAVIHNGLLPMTFRLLEDACCKPIPNGTSPEEGSLLQEFIFATIHAVITFLYFLLQQRGTADKFKDFLELFQLFTESQEGKLVERTILAIVELPSADSNKSLNRARKVIDMIGMLMSTLKRTRQELSHINHCRRSKHKICHEQESNETHHHADVLGVPYFSDPAHVVTARASLSKSVCSISSLFSTFTSLLKESHAFSPELQLRLIKVMTMTGTCCCFPPKFLLASVICFLKKANCQAYSPVVSLLERTVFKELGGYPNAEDTCNSCSALNIYSWDFLELYVEVLNPENNKLCHAMMRHLLKVTPHSIFAVKQELLFRVFYPTFLKAKSMFEANKAEFSVLKFLIQSCLSAISSLIVNPAMFQKFMELGGLKEALSLLSNQAFVKSVYALLEISVIMEIKNVECNEENNDDGAKNARPAAKALFDFMEKETNAIMNLLEKVADENENSQNDEESLKQKSAFHQASGVWRAAAGVVLCSPQFRPELVNHPIFDELILLAKALAISIATDKFNGKNKFALRVMEAVVTCCLISSFSTKYNIVAILADTLLDPKVKLSRGLSALVEIFLQVSMLRPSQEQTVPHQSRTTLSTMTMDISTDWGEADDSSTGEYVTADDGYEADIEVPVKNSQDVLSKRINHFGRAPETIRGNANAHPALCSLTIDLLICFAKQGLDEERNTIVTNGLRRVAVICKESALSCASLAGTGAITRILQGFKEILESRELQYQDLQHAALEVFTLLAMQSISPTELVSYLAFFKVSSPPLLSLLEPLFRLVLKAKPQPNFILSFPVTCNVPVATKINNDDYRNSEKAENLVNNFRKKHLALEICSPWSVHAICLPIGSEMSWPVWLHGCSVSLWLRIERGCVTTSCRNLQMMSDIKPLLDSESDSLSDWGVLSDNWSREVIVGSSSPPTPTSILHMISIGFESLVLETWLDLRSDKLILRLTRPDDKTNRTISETSIHGVLPSGGWHHLAMNFNDTILNKHSAVVEVVIWIDGWINIKAQLPFDGLLIRKPGTTCVLLGQMGPSAIGAWYLSNLMIFRCPVFTSETALYVASLGPNFTNLADCIISNMKPDFAPLITSGALNGFAERKYDVGKFDSNRKKTHGETRNAVEVQISDTKIDWDSVMDATNSHLTELQDNLLLIYEAQNPNIVHLYPQAVANTNAAIKNLFPGQPAFRVVSVPEHRVSQQPPLSVLPIMSVHIHCQHYKGLVSSAALIGGVPVFLYLFARVVELNSTEEEQALALSVVLHLARSDSEMLNQYRTEGGVSLLLKVLESPRCYAGKHMLKAILDASCDCPILVKDIGTKNHLILQHSEAVITDPELIKCALEAWRTWAAYDALNLLLQTMLFLLRDQHPQREFNASQLNRIRIVDTILVMCKEHFMYEEVNVSLDPTTGSAVVELIRALMGAPPEFPHLVSITDYLVLVHQASETYITHSRHNMYFLLAPLEEAKSCSGKSLLGSSSNESISSAIENTKLNKALTNVQIQKEQALKDRNVDKIQQDNDTSSQGQDTSAGEDSGIAASEGSNKQTNEKQSVWSDMKRVCQGLVCEGLLLLLRDALRVLPDSQVGSVLKHVLRVELLLVLSNNPDARVRTALIKVIQVYLQRTTDEEVNRFIKQKYFVHLANQISLYAGSEPLVVTLENLALKGPSLAAMPPVLAMIPRAAATDLNVARPLVAFLTDLVTRNPNALRILLEQGLMESLSRGLVNAAHISPSASLFRDLHVLLVAIATKLLDSPGSHHMQAVTDMHVILNHTELKERSQCGVSKVCVTAVRDAQVALFDGELDILTAKVSNHSGFRLKSTASYLASSSYMNNALTTSSEQSDHGSRSSSYGSLHVNLNTMREPGKGELNERFRLILNRAVDFLTTADDLPSASELQLTKRLFSILLHGISSPLGKKTYWINAWSVKPALRKNTARIMVWLMSPHQNNSTRVYAVRSLTEEPKAREILSTLLEVHPQVEQKFSVFLWDLLQKKDEMPSADARICAELREALKIWDLARGIEQGNSETWLEELSLLRRELMKERDIWIESQMPAIQRLCNRYEPLAKQLTESAMAITRTVVEEQNRERKVLMERLKHCRGLEAQAMAKWRDLAKRLTHEKAPWFFPGSYPTSWELDPTEGPARVRIRLQRCHLNIDKRFFLPEYANKLEANNVEAPLSYLFTNGKQDANATALIERLHTTERIRKMSQASVVTPQAELAGEALIGETCFYFVPENPNMPLQTDIALGGVDLAMAGGSAWRLEDIRELHRRRYQLQERAIEIFLITGRTYLLAFNSSKERDEFALELSNCNLPRRVPGDDLGEALALWRSGTLTNWEYITCLNKLAGRSYNDLMQYPVFPFVLADYTSEKIDLTNATIYRNFRRPMAVQDKKNEQHYINNYNYLKQALSEGLNLVALNQEPFHYGSHYSNSGTVLHFLVRLPPFTSMFLNYQDDNFDIPDRTFHALATTWRLTSCDSTTDVKELIPEFFYLPEFLLNFEGFNFGVRQNGNRVGDVELPNWCGGDARLFILAHRAALESEIVREVLPFWIDLVFGFRQTGKPAVEAINVFHPATYYGFNVEQIADPLERQAWETMVKTYGQTPAQLFRASHPLPIQNMTLSTPTNIPPVIEGVEGIKWGNYVGAPGNEPIVCWKHKHRVLLASLIPLVTGDVFGLPVCTTLILAYSKDRGASMLSSTSIMGAGLASWNSTDGIARLKTKKEQPPRPLIKASGLDPVTIMKSSPDCGQFWIGYVSGRIVVYACSVSIAGKIEFSPASPSVLLAHRNRITNIELSRAFSIAVSGDNEGVFVIWDLNSLTYVRSISRDQHCPITSMAISETLGDIAVVYQISSSSASDAENRSELQVYTINAKLVGSVISRSKITALCYSNAVEGVSVNVIATGLDNGVIRLWSSWDLRLVREISSSSKGCGGIIAITWSCDQHHLYAATEDCTVIIWEGARKLSNGTPKFVNLTTL from the exons AG AAGTCCTGCTGGCTCGACGTCTTTCTAGCCGAGCTATTGGCTCAGCTGAAGGAAGGCCACGACGTCAAGGATGCTCTTTCCTTCTG GTCCGTGGGCGAGGGCAGCGTGGCGACGCTCGTCGGCTGCGAACTGCTGTCCGATGTGCACCGGCTCTGCGAAGCCTCCCAGACGGCAACCTCTGCTGGCTCCTCGTCCATTGGGGCGGCCGGTTCCAACGTCGGCCTCGAGCTTCGGGGTCTGCACAACTACCTGGTGCGAGAGCGCGGATGGAGATGCCTCGCCGTCCTCCAGCATCTGGGATTGCGGGAGCTCAGTTGTGCCCGGGAACTTGTCGCCCTGCTCCTGGCATTCTACCCGCTTCTCTCCTCGCAGCAGGTGGACCAGGAACCGGCGGGAGCTTCTGTTCCACCGACGCCCAATCCCTACATCAGCCTCTACACCAACGACGAGAGCTTCGAGTCCCTGCCGATCACGCTgcagaggaggaggaagaagaggaggaggaggaggaacaATG GTAGGAAGCTGAAGGACGAGGACCGAGATCGGCAGAAGCTCGGCAAGGGTAGCTGCAGCGTTAAGGAGGGCGGGGAAGACCAGTCGTTGAATCGCCGCCGGAGAAAGCGACGCTCCTGCACCCAGAGCTACCTGCACCAGCGAGCCAACAACAGTCAGCTGCAGCACGACCTGAGCAAGGCGCAGCTGTCCTGGAGCGAGAACCAGAGCAGCGAGTCCGAGCAGCTGAGCGAGATGGATCACTCGCGCTCCATGGCTCTCAAGATACGACTGAACCCCATGGACTTCGAGTACTTCACCTCGATCGTTCGCAGCGAGGACGAGCTCGCCAGGAAGTGGCAGCTGTCGCCGGAAGAAGGAGACGCTCGGCTCAACGTCAGAGTGAACGATCACGAGAGGTCCTCTGGGTTGTCCCGCTCGTCCAGTGGCTCGCGCAAGACCAGTCCCCAGGACATGCTGGACGAGCGGAGCAAGGCTGTGCTGGAATGCGGCATCACCCAGTACGAGTCGAGCCTTCTGATCATTCAACTGCTTCTGGCACTCCAGGAGCAGGAGATGCGCCCCGAGTCCAGCCCGGCTATGCACGTGCTCAAGTTCGCCCTGGACACCCTCTGGTCGCTCCAGTTCGCCAACGATTCCGTGCCGTTTTCCGGGCTGGAGTGCGCCACCTTGAAGGCCGCCGCGGCCCGACTGATGCTGAGCAGCCTGGAGCGGGCTCTCGAGGCCGACGAGCCGACCACCGCGGTCATTCACAACGGCCTCCTGCCTATGACGTTCAGACTGCTCGAGGACGCCTGCTGCAAACCCATTCCCAACGGGACCAGCCCGGAGGAGGGATCCCTGCTGCAGGAGTTCATCTTCGCCACGATTCACGCCGTCATCACGTTTCTCTACTTCCTCCTGCAGCAGAGGGGCACTGCCGACAAGTTCAAAGATTTTCTCGAGCTGTTTCAGCTGTTCACCGAGAGCCAAGAGGGAAAACTGGTCGAGCGGACCATCTTGGCCATCGTCGAACTACCCAGTGCCGATTCGAACAAATCGCTCAACCGCGCCAGGAAGGTCATAGACATGATCGGGATGCTGATGAGTACGCTCAAGCGCACGAGGCAGGAGCTCAGTCACATCAACCACTGCAGGCGCTCGAAGCACAAGATCTGTCACGAGCAGGAGAGCAACGAGACGCATCATCACGCGGACGTGCTCGGCGTGCCGTACTTTTCCGACCCGGCGCACGTCGTCACCGCCAGAGCTTCCTTGTCCAAGTCCGTCTGCTCCATCTCGTCTCTCTTCTCGACCTTCACGTCGCTGCTCAAGGAGAGTCACGCCTTCAGCCCCGAGCTGCAACTCAGACTGATCAAAGTCATGACGATGACCGGCACTTGTTGCTGCTTTCCGCCAAAGTTCCTGCTCGCCAGTGTCATATGCTTCCTCAAGAAAGCCAATTGCCAGGCCTACAGCCCCGTCGTTTCCCTGCTCGAGAGGACGGTTTTCAAGGAATTGGGCGGCTATCCGAATGCCGAAGACACCTGTAATTCCTGCAGTGCCTTGAACATTTACTCTTGGGACTTTTTGGAGCTCTACGTCGAGGTGTTGAATCCGGAGAATAACAAGCTGTGCCACGCGATGATGAGGCACTTGTTGAAAGTCACGCCTCATTCGATTTTCGCTGTCAAGCAAGAGCTactttttcgcgttttttaCCCAACCTTTCTCAAAGCGAAGTCCATGTTCGAGGCCAACAAGGCTGAATTTTCTGTCCTCAAGTTTCTCATACAATCTTGCCTATCAGCTATATCGAGTCTGATTGTCAATCCCGCCatgtttcaaaaatttatgGAACTAGGCGGATTGAAGGAAGCGCTAAGTTTACTTTCGAATCAAGCCTTCGTTAAGAGCGTCTACGCGCTTTTGGAAATTTCCGTCATCATGGAGATCAAGAACGTCGAATGCAACGAAGAAAATAATGATGATGGCGCGAAAAATGCAAGACCTGCCGCAAAAGCTTTGTTCGATTTTATGGAAAAAGAAACGAACGCCATTATGAATTTGTTGGAAAAAGTGGCCGATGAGAACGAAAATAGTCAAAATGATGAGGAAAGCTTGAAACAGAAATCGGCTTTTCATCAAGCAAGCGGAGTTTGGAGAGCTGCGGCTGGTGTCGTACTTTGCAGTCCCCAATTCCGACCAGAACTAGTCAATCACCCGATATTCGATGAACTGATACTTCTCGCGAAAGCGTTAGCCATCTCTATCGCCACCGATAAATTCAATG gtaaaaataaatttgcccTCAGAGTGATGGAAGCTGTCGTCACGTGCTGTTTAATTTCTTCCTTTTCAA CTAAATATAATATAGTTGCGATTCTTGCCGATACATTGTTAGACCCTAAAGTAAAACTGAGTCGCGGCCTTAGCGCATTGGTCGAAATTTTTCTGCAAGTATCCATGTTAAGACCTAGTCAAGAGCAAACAGTTCCTCATCAGAGTCGCACCACG CTGTCAACTATGACGATGGATATTTCTACGGATTGGGGTGAAGCCGACGATAGCAGTACCGGAGAATACGTTACCGCCGATGACGGCTACGAAGCTGATATCGAAGTGCCTGTAAAAAATTCTCAAGACGTCTTATCGAAGCGAATTAATCACTTTGGCAGAGCCCCTGAAACAATTAGAGGAAATGCTAATGCTCATCCTGCTCTTTGCTCTTTAACGATTGAtcttttaatttgttttgCTAAGCA AGGCCTAGACGaagaaagaaatactataGTAACGAACGGATTGAGAAGAGTGGCAGTCATTTGTAAGGAAAGTGCCTTAAGCTGTGCCTCGTTAGCTGGAACTGGTGCAATCACCAGAATATTGCAAGGTTTTAAAGAAATTCTTGAAAGCCGAGAACTCCAATATCAAG ATTTACAACATGCAGCGCTCGAAGTCTTTACCCTTTTGGCCATGCAGTCTATTTCTCCGACGGAGCTGGTATCCTACCTTGCATTTTTCAAAGTGTCTTCGCCTCCTTTATTATCTCTGTTGGAGCCGCTCTTTCGTCTCGTGCTCAAAGCGAAACCGCAGCCGAATTTCATTTTGTCTTTTCCTGTGACGTGCAATGTACCCGTCGCTACGAAAATCAATAACGACGATTACAGAAATTCTGAAAAAGCGGAAAATCTAGTCAACAACTTTAGAAAAAAGCATTTAGCTTTGGAGATATGCAGTCCATGGTCCGTGCACGCGATCTGTCTGCCTATCGGTTCGGAGATGTCTTGGCCGGTTTGGTTGCACGGTTGCTCTGTTTCGCTATGGCTGCGAATTGAAAGAGGATGTGTGACGACCAGTTGTAGAAATTTACAGATGATGAGCGATATAAAGCCTCTGCTCGACTCTGAGAGCGATAGTTTATCCGACTGGGGTGTGCTTTCCGACAACTGGAGTCGAGAAG TCATCGTTGGTTCATCTTCTCCGCCAACGCCTACGTCCATACTTCACATGATATCTATTGGATTTGAATCACTAGTGTTGGAAACGTGGCTCGATTTAAGATCTG ATAAGCTCATATTAAGGTTGACCCGCCCTGACGACAAAACAAATCGTACGATTTCGGAAACTTCGATACACGGAGTTCTACCGTCGGGAGGATGGCATCATTTAGCTATGAATTTCAACGATACAATCCTGAATAAGCACAGTGCTGTGGTTGAGGTTGTGATTTGGATAGATGGTTGGATAAATATTAAAGCGCAGTTACCTTTCGATGGACTTCTGATCAGGAAGCCAGGAACTACGTGTGTTCTTCTCGGCCAAATGGGACCAAGTGCCATTGGGGCTTGGTATCTTAGTAACCTAATGATATTTAGATGTCCAGTATTTACCAGTGAAACGGCCTTGTACGTCGCGAGTCTGGGTCCTAATTTTACAAATCTCGCTGACTGCATCATAAGTAACATGAAACCGGATTTTGCGCCGCTCATAACTTCGGGAGCACTAAATGGATTCGCGGAGCGGAAATATG ATGTTGGAAAATTCGATAGCAATCGAAAGAAAACGCATGGAGAAACACGAAACGCTGTGGAAGTCCAAATATCCGATACGAAAATCGACTGGGACTCGGTAATGGATGCAACCAATTCTCACTTGACCGAATTACAGGACAATTTACTGTTGATATACGAAGCACAGAATCCTAACATTGTTCACCTGTATCCTCAAGCAGTCGCTAACACTAATG CCGCCATTAAGAATCTTTTTCCTGGCCAGCCCGCATTCAGAGTGGTCTCTGTACCAGAACATCGAGTATCACAACAACCGCCACTTTCTGTTCTTCCAATCATGAGTGTGCACATACATTGCCAACACTACAAAGGCCTTGTATCATCGGCTGCTTTAATTGGCGGAGTCCCTGTATTCTTGTACTTATTTGCCAGG GTGGTAGAACTGAATTCGACCGAGGAAGAGCAAGCTTTAGCGCTCTCGGTAGTCTTGCACTTGGCTCGCAGCGATTCGGAAATGTTGAATCAGTACCGAACAGAGGGGGGCGTTTCTCTTCTTCTAAAAGTTTTGGAATCACCTCGTTGCTACGCCGGCAAGCACATGCTCAAGGCGATACTTGACGCATCATGCGATTGTCCTATCCTCGTCAAGGATATCGGTACAAAGAACCACCTAATCTTGCAGCACAGCGAAGCGGTTATTACCGATCCTGAATTGATCAAATGCGCGCTTGAGGCGTGGAGAACTTGGGCTGCGTACGACGCACTGAATTTATTACTTCAGACAATGTTGTTTCTATTGAGGGATCAGCATCCACAACGAGAGTTCAACGCTTCCCAACTGAATCGTATTCGGATCGTCGATACGATACTCGTTATGTGCAAGGAACACTTTATGTACGAAGAGGTCAACGTATCATTGGATCCCACTACAGGCAGTGCCGTAGTAGAACTGATTCGTGCGCTCATGGGCGCTCCACCAGAGTTTCCTCATCTGGTCTCGATCACGGATTACCTGGTGCTCGTTCATCAGGCTTCCGAAACGTACATCACTCACTCCAGACATAACATGTATTTCTTATTGGCACCTTTGGAAGAGGCGAAATCGTGTTCTGGAAAGAGCCTACTTGGCAGCTCGTCCAACGAGTCCATTAGTAGTGCCATTGAGAATACGAAATTGAACAAAGCCTTGACAAACGTGCAAATACAGAAAGAACAAGCGCTCAAGGATCGAAACGTAGATAAAATACAGCAGGATAACGATACGTCGTCGCAGGGACAAGATACGAGTGCCGGAGAAGACTCGGGTATCGCCGCGAGCGAAGGCTCGAACAAGCAGACGAATGAAAAACAATCGGTCTGGTCCGATATGAAAAGAGTCTGTCAAGGTTTGGTGTGCGAAGGCTTACTATTGCTCCTCAGAGACGCTCTCCGAGTTCTACCCGATAGTCAAGTTGGATCTGTGCTGAAGCACGTGCTTCGAGTCGAGCTCTTGTTAGTTTTGTCAAACAATCCCGACGCCAGAGTTCGAACGGCTTTGATCAAAGTCATACAAGTGTACTTGCAGCGGACCACCGACGAAGAAGTCAACCGGTTCATCAAGCAAAAGTACTTCGTGCATCTTGCTAATCAAATTTCGTTGTACGCGGGTAGCGAACCATTGGTCGTTACTTTGGAAAACCTGGCTTTGAAGGGTCCAAGTCTCGCCGCGATGCCGCCTGTTTTGGCGATGATTCCAAGGGCCGCCGCTACCGATTTGAACGTCGCCAGACCTCTAGTTGCTTTTCTCACCGACCTAGTCACCAGGAATCCAAACGCTTTGAGAATTTTACTCGAGCAAGGCCTAATGGAATCTCTCAGTCGGGGACTGGTGAACGCTGCTCACATAAGTCCGTCCGCTTCCCTGTTTCGAGACTTGCACGTTTTATTAGTGGCTATCGCGACAAAGTTATTAGACTCTCCTGGAAGTCATCACATGCAGGCCGTCACCGATATGCACGTCATACTCAATCATACAGAGTTGAAGGAAAGGTCACAATGCGGTGTGAGCAAAGTTTGCGTCACTGCAGTGAGGGACGCTCAAGTCGCTCTCTTCGATGGAGAATTAGACATCCTTACCGCCAAGGTGTCCAACCATTCCGGATTCCGTTTGAAGAGTACTGCTTCTTATTTGGCATCGTCATCCTACATGAACAACG CCCTTACAACGTCGAGTGAACAAAGCGACCACGGCTCTCGTTCCTCCAGTTATGGAAGTCTGCACGTGAACTTGAACACGATGCGCGAGCCAGGAAAGGGAGAGCTGAACGAACGATTCCGATTGATTCTCAATCGAGCCGTTGATTTTCTTACGACTGCCGACGATTTGCCTTCAGCCAGTGAACTGCAGTTGACCAAAAGATTATTTTCTATTCTTTTACACGGTATTTCTAGTCCACTAGGTAAAAAGACTTACTGGATAAACGCATGGTCCGTGAAACCTGCGCTGAGAAAGAACACAGCCAGGATCATGGTTTGGCTGATGAGCCCTCATCAGAACAACAGTACCAGAGTTTACGCCGTCCGCTCATTGACCGAGGAGCCGAAAGCTCGAGAAATTTTATCCACCTTGTTGGAGGTTCATCCTCAGGTTGAACAAAAATTCAGTGTATTTTTGTGGGACTTGCTGCAAAAGAAGGACGAGATGCCGAGCGCCGATGCCCGCATCTGTGCGGAATTGCGAGAAGCGCTTAAAATTTGGGACCTGGCCAGGGGCATCGAGCAAGGAAACTCTGAAACTTGGCTGGAAGAGCTTTCTCTGTTACGCCGCGAACTCATGAAGGAAAGGGACATCTGGATTGAAAGTCAAATGCCTGCCATTCAACG ACTCTGCAACAGATACGAACCGCTGGCCAAACAGTTGACGGAAAGTGCGATGGCTATAACGCGAACGGTAGTGGAAGAGCAAAATCGGGAGCGCAAAGTACTTATGGAGAGATTAAAGCACTGCAGGGGCCTGGAAGCTCAAGCAATGGCCAAGTGGAGAGATCTGGCTAAGAGATTAACCCACGAGAAGGCCCCCTGGTTCTTCCCAGGAAGTTACCCGACAAGCTGGGAGCTCGATCCAACCGAGGGTCCAGCCAGAGTTAGAATTAGACTACAACGATGCCATTTGAACATCGATAAACGATTCTTTTTACCGGAGTATGCGAACAAATTAG aAGCGAACAATGTCGAAGCTCCGCTATCCTACTTATTCACCAACGGGAAGCAGGATGCAAACGCAACTGCCTTGATCGAGAGACTGCACACAACGGAGAGAATCCGAAAGATGTCCCAAGCGAGCGTCGTCACGCCGCAAGCAGAATTAGCCGGCGAAGCTTTGATCGGCGAAACTTGCTTCTATTTTGTTCCAGAAAATCCGAATATGCCCCTCCAAACAGAT ATAGCCTTAGGTGGTGTAGATTTAGCAATGGCCGGGGGGTCAGCCTGGCGATTAGAAGACATCCGGGAGCTTCATCGACGGAGATACCAGCTTCAAGAGAGAGCCATAGAGATTTTCTTGATAACAGGCAGAACGTATTTGTTAGCCTTTAATTCGTCCAAGGAGCGAGACGAATTTGCATTGGAACTGTCGAATTGCAATTTGCCGAGACGCGTCCCTGGAGACGATTTGGGAGAAGCTTTAGCTTTATGGCGAAGCGGCACGCTCACGAATTGGGAGTACATCACTTGCCTAAATAAATTAGCTGGTCGTTCTTACAACGATCTGATGCAATATCCCGTTTTCCCCTTTGTACTTGCCGATTACACCAGTGAGAAAATTGACTTGACCAATGCAACGATCTATAG AAATTTCAGGCGTCCCATGGCGGTCCAAGATAAGAAAAATGAGCaacattatataaataattataac TACCTGAAACAAGCGTTATCTGAAGGTTTGAATTTGGTGGCATTGAATCAAGAGCCCTTCCACTATGGATCTCATTACAGTAACTCGGGAACTGTTTTGCACTTTTTGGTGCGTCTTCCGCCATTTACAAGCATGTTCCTCAATTATCAAGACGATAATTTTGACATCCCTGACAGAACGTTTCACGCTTTGGCAACCACGTGGCGTTTAACAAGCTGCGATTCTACGACCGACGTGAAAGAATTGATTCCTGAATTTTTCTACTTGCCAGAGTtccttttgaattttgaag gtTTCAATTTCGGTGTCAGGCAGAACGGAAACCGAGTTGGAGATGTGGAATTGCCCAACTGGTGTGGCGGAGACGCTAGGTTGTTCATTTTAGCGCACAGAGCTGCTCTCGAATCTGAAATAGTCCGGGAAGTTTTGCCATTTTGGATAGACTTGGTATTTGGATTCAGACAAACCGGTAAGCCAGCAGTCGAAGCAATTAACGTCTTCCACCCGGCCACTTATTACGGATTCAACGTTGAACAAATAGCGGATCCGCTGGAAAGACAAGCGTGGGAGACCATGGTCAAGACGTATGGCCAGACGCCAGCACAACTGTTCAGGGCTTCCCATCCGTTGCCGATTCAAAATATGACCCTCTCAACTCCTACCAACATTCCTCCCGTTATCGAGGGCGTCGAAGGTATAAAATGGGGAAATTACGTCGGTGCACCAGGCAACGAGCCAATCGTTTGCTGGAAGCACAAGCACAGGGTTTTACTCGCGTCACTCATACCTTTAGTAACCGGGGATGTATTTGGATTACCCGTCTGCACTACGCTTATACTCGCCTACTCCAAAGATAGAGGTGCTAGTATGTTGAGTAGCACCTCAATAATGGGGGCGGGATTAGCTTCCTGGAATAGCACTGACGGAATCGCAagattaaaaacgaaaaaagaaCAACCACCTAGACCACTTATAAAGGCTTCTGGATTGGACCCT GTAACCATCATGAAGTCTTCACCGGACTGTGGGCAATTTTGGATTGGATATGTTTCCGGTCGAATAGTAGTCTACGCGTGCAGCGTTAGCATAGCTGGAAAAATAGAATTTAGTCCTGCTTCGCCATCTGTTTTACTTGCTCACAGAAACCGAATTACCAATATTGAATTGTCTCGAGCATTCAGCATCGCCGTTTCGGGCGATAACGAAGGAGTTTTTGTAATATGGGACTTGAACAG TCTTACTTACGTTAGATCGATCTCTCGAGATCAGCATTGTCCAATCACTTCGATGGCAATCAGTGAGACTCTTGGCGACATCGCAGTAGTATATCAAATATCAAGTTCATCAGCTAGCGATGCAGAGAACCGATCTGAATTACAAGTATATACGATTAACGCAAAACTAGTTGGCTCTGTAATTTCAAGAAGCAAAATAACTGCACTTTGCTACAGCAATGCCGTTGAAGGTGTTTCTGTGAACGTAATAGCAACAGGCTTAGATAACGGCGTAATCag aCTTTGGAGCAGTTGGGATTTGAGATTGGTTCGCGAAATATCGAGTAGTAGTAAAGGATGCGGtggaataattgcaataacGTGGTCATGCGATCAACATCATTTGTATGCTGCAACAGAAGACTGTACAGTTATTATTTGGGAAGGTGCTCGAAAATTAAGTAATGGCACTCCTAAATTTGTTAATCTTACGACTCTCTAA